A genomic stretch from Plasmodium cynomolgi strain B DNA, chromosome 8, whole genome shotgun sequence includes:
- a CDS encoding hypothetical protein (putative) has translation NVCALKNTLALNDKCAKFQKGVKSLVGILLKNFVFNLYYALDKIKENDGIKRDDSEGSKMNCRRKLDKSMKNIEKCINLCLVVLKTLQGDEHFFAQYVLENYCSINLSHNDKRKEGKKKKNNNKFDDALLMYHSYSNSQPSRWKNKPKGEINGVCLNAGETGEHSMFIGDREVNSYVNKIATIDSYIDKHKMYSKGDFICELNNFFNAFYLKKGPSNGDHARFGVAQKGEENAEVKAEVKAEVKEEEKNIIDDDCVTNNLFSEYFNSCRRNNKMVNTLIKEVNLQSLRNFHRVLYKNINFIRMFNARNDTKHEMDALQLSTLF, from the coding sequence ATTCCAAAAGGGGGTTAAATCCCTCGTTGGGATCCTCCTCAAAAATTTTGTCTTCAATTTGTATTACGCATTGGACAAAATTAAAGAGAACGATGGCATAAAAAGAGATGACAGTGAAGGTTCTAAAATGAATTGCAGAAGAAAGTTGGACAAGTCCATGAAGAATATTGAGAAGTGCATTAACTTGTGTCTAGTAGTTTTGAAAACGTTACAGGGagatgaacatttttttgctcagtATGTGCTGGAGAACTACTGTTCAATTAATTTAAGTCATAATGATAAAaggaaggaggggaagaaaaaaaaaaacaacaacaaatTCGATGACGCCCTTTTGATGTACCACTCGTATAGCAATTCACAGCCGTCgagatggaaaaataaaccgAAGGGGGAGATTAACGGAGTATGTCTAAATGCAGGGGAAACGGGGGAGCACAGCATGTTCATAGGAGATAGGGAAGTCAACTCTtatgttaacaaaattgcaaCGATAGATTCGTACATAGACAAACATAAGATGTACTCCAAAGGGGACTTCATTTGtgaactaaataatttttttaatgcgttTTATTTGAAGAAGGGACCTTCAAATGGGGACCATGCCAGGTTTGGCGTGgcccaaaagggagaagaaaacgcGGAAGTGAAAGCGGAAGTAAAAGCGGAAgtaaaagaggaagaaaaaaacataatcgATGACGACTGCGTAACGAATAATTTATTCTCAGAGTACTTTAACAGCTGCAGAaggaacaacaaaatggtgaatacGCTAATAAAAGAGGTGAATTTACAGAGCTTACGAAATTTCCATCGCgttttatacaaaaatattaattttatccGAATGTTTAACGCGCGAAATGATACCAAGCATGAAATGGATGCCCTGCAGCTGTCTACTCTTTTT